In one window of Desulfovibrio sp. DNA:
- a CDS encoding NAD-dependent epimerase/dehydratase family protein: protein MGVVEQLLALCPETRIRACWNHTKPQLRNDRVELVQADLRLEQDCRRVVAGCTAAVMTAAVSVGSAGLRNRPWESVNANLAMNAAMLEAFHQASIGKIVFVGSATVYQPFDGFISEEDLDLNQDPHPAYMGVGWAMRYLEKLCLFWHKTTGMRFGVVRAANIYGPFSRFDPATANVIPALIRKAEARLDPFEVWGAPQVSRDVIFHTDFGLAIVELLRADLEFECFNIGSGRPATVADIVCLALASAGHTPGSVVYLGDQPTTIAFRGLDCTKAQRLLGWRSETPLAEGIARTATWWRDNQSRWTK, encoded by the coding sequence ATGGGCGTCGTGGAACAACTGCTGGCGCTCTGCCCCGAGACACGCATACGGGCCTGCTGGAATCACACCAAGCCTCAGTTGAGAAACGACCGAGTGGAACTCGTCCAGGCCGATCTGCGCCTGGAACAAGACTGCCGCAGGGTCGTGGCTGGTTGCACTGCGGCTGTCATGACCGCCGCCGTCTCGGTTGGCTCGGCCGGGCTCAGGAACCGGCCCTGGGAATCGGTGAACGCCAACCTCGCCATGAATGCCGCCATGCTGGAGGCATTCCACCAAGCCAGCATTGGCAAGATTGTTTTCGTTGGATCGGCCACGGTATACCAACCCTTCGATGGATTCATCTCGGAAGAGGATCTTGACCTCAACCAGGACCCGCACCCGGCCTATATGGGCGTGGGCTGGGCTATGCGCTACCTTGAGAAACTGTGCCTGTTCTGGCACAAGACCACGGGCATGCGCTTCGGCGTTGTTCGGGCGGCTAACATATACGGCCCCTTCTCACGGTTTGATCCGGCCACAGCCAACGTCATTCCCGCTCTTATCCGAAAGGCCGAGGCCCGGCTCGACCCTTTCGAGGTGTGGGGAGCGCCCCAGGTGAGTCGGGACGTCATTTTTCATACGGATTTCGGCCTGGCCATCGTGGAGCTCCTTCGGGCGGACCTCGAATTCGAATGCTTCAACATCGGCTCGGGCCGGCCAGCCACGGTGGCGGACATAGTGTGCCTGGCGCTCGCCTCTGCTGGACATACCCCCGGCAGCGTGGTCTACCTGGGCGACCAGCCCACGACCATCGCCTTCCGGGGCCTGGATTGTACCAAGGCCCAGCGGCTCCTGGGTTGGCGGAGCGAAACGCCGCTGGCTGAAGGCATCGCCAGAACCGCCACATGGTGGCGGGATAACCAATCAAGGTGGACCAAATAA
- a CDS encoding crotonobetainyl-CoA--carnitine CoA-transferase, protein MKTKEHQAIFMSSSQEKNGYERFAECLHNTPLPTGELAHNSALYVPSKTMTRMLFFYELYKKLVNTHGVIIEFGVRWGQSLSILSALRGIFEPFNRHRKIIGFDTFEGFAGVSDKDGERSGCDEGAYSVPSGYEAHLSEILSLQEELNPISHLKKFELVKGDVRQTVSEYLARQPETVVSMAIFDLDIYEPTKVALEAILPHLCKGSILVFDELSDDIFPGETLALDEVLGLRNIRLQRFPMTARMSYLEIE, encoded by the coding sequence ATGAAGACCAAAGAGCATCAGGCCATTTTCATGTCCAGCAGCCAGGAAAAGAACGGGTACGAGCGATTCGCCGAATGCCTGCACAACACCCCACTGCCCACTGGCGAGCTGGCGCATAACTCCGCGCTGTACGTTCCCTCGAAGACCATGACGCGAATGCTGTTCTTCTACGAGTTGTACAAGAAGCTGGTGAACACCCACGGCGTTATCATCGAGTTCGGCGTGCGCTGGGGCCAGAGCCTGTCCATCCTCTCCGCCCTGCGTGGTATCTTCGAGCCTTTCAACCGCCACCGTAAAATCATCGGCTTCGACACCTTCGAAGGTTTCGCCGGAGTCAGCGACAAGGACGGTGAACGCTCCGGCTGCGATGAAGGCGCCTATTCCGTGCCTAGCGGCTACGAAGCCCACCTATCTGAAATCCTGTCCCTTCAGGAAGAACTGAACCCCATTAGCCACCTCAAAAAGTTCGAGTTGGTCAAGGGCGATGTACGCCAGACCGTGAGCGAATACCTGGCCCGCCAGCCCGAGACCGTGGTCTCCATGGCTATCTTCGACCTGGATATCTACGAGCCCACCAAAGTAGCCCTGGAAGCCATTCTGCCCCATCTGTGCAAGGGATCCATCCTGGTGTTCGACGAACTTTCCGACGACATCTTTCCCGGCGAAACTTTGGCCCTGGACGAAGTCCTCGGGCTCCGCAACATCCGCTTGCAGCGCTTCCCCATGACCGCCCGCATGTCTTATCTGGAGATCGAATAA
- a CDS encoding transketolase, with product MLESCKAIRREILQIARHTGHGHIPSCFSVVEALTAVYSVMRHNPAQPDMPGRDVFILSKGHASLAQYTLLAQMGYVSMEEVYTYGALNARFGCHPDRTKIPGVEASTGSLGHGIGLAVGVAMAFQIKGTDQRVYTLVGDGEANEGSVWEAVLVAVDQKLNNLTVIYDNNRSHARGLQIEDPAAHFAGFDCEVAVVDGHDVPALTAALKAKNDRPRAIVANTTKGYGCPSMTENHYAWHRRSPKDDELAALLAELEVAQ from the coding sequence ATGCTGGAATCATGCAAAGCCATCCGCCGCGAGATTCTGCAAATCGCCCGGCACACCGGCCATGGCCACATCCCGTCGTGTTTTTCCGTGGTAGAGGCCTTGACCGCCGTCTACTCGGTGATGCGTCACAACCCCGCCCAGCCGGACATGCCCGGCCGGGACGTGTTCATCCTGAGTAAAGGTCACGCCTCGCTGGCCCAGTATACCCTCCTGGCCCAGATGGGCTACGTGTCCATGGAGGAGGTCTACACCTACGGCGCGCTCAACGCCCGCTTCGGCTGCCACCCGGACCGCACCAAGATTCCTGGCGTGGAAGCCTCCACCGGCTCGCTTGGCCACGGCATCGGCCTGGCCGTGGGCGTGGCAATGGCCTTCCAGATAAAGGGCACGGACCAGCGGGTATACACCCTGGTGGGAGATGGCGAAGCCAACGAAGGCAGCGTGTGGGAAGCCGTGCTTGTGGCCGTGGACCAGAAGCTCAACAACCTGACCGTCATTTACGACAATAATCGTTCCCATGCGCGCGGCCTGCAAATCGAGGATCCAGCCGCTCACTTCGCGGGGTTCGATTGCGAGGTGGCAGTAGTGGACGGCCACGACGTCCCCGCCCTCACCGCGGCCCTGAAAGCCAAAAACGACAGGCCCAGGGCCATCGTGGCCAATACCACCAAGGGTTATGGCTGCCCCTCCATGACGGAAAATCATTACGCTTGGCACCGCCGTTCGCCCAAGGACGACGAACTTGCGGCGCTGCTGGCCGAACTTGAGGTGGCCCAATGA
- a CDS encoding cobalamin B12-binding domain-containing protein, producing the protein MDAVAQATPDERLRVGFVQIGNSFADACYFPYSVGLLQAYVQRHAARPCRYVFLDPLYQRQPWIQAVESMLETDVAAFSVYVWNHNLSLKIARELKRARPGIFIVFGGPHVPDRAEDYLHEHAFIDLACHGEGEQTFLSVLEALPGRDFSAIPSVSWLENGRFRSTPRAPRLEDYSTIPSPYLEGVFDKLMAAHPEHKWLGVWETNRGCPFTCAYCDWGSANASKVHHFEMDRLRREALWFARSKVEFIFCCDGNFGMFKRDRDIAAMVAEIKAEYGYPQALSVQNTKNAAERSFEIQEILSRGGLNKGVTLAMQTMNPTALELVGRQNISTQAFQELQSRFAAAKVETYTDLILALPGETYRSFAEGVSEIVVGGQHNRIQFINLSILPNARMGAPEYQRLHDMVTVESKVINIHGALAMEDDDVAETQVLVVGTGTMPVEDWVRTRAFSWMTALLYFDKLLQIPMLLLQAHHGLACHELVEAFLESDEAAPLLGEIRDFFFEQARAVSRGAPEYFGASECLGIFWPHDEYVFITLSRDGKLPRFYQEAEEALSRVCLKRMEQIPAFLSDAVALNQALVKQPFIVEESELRLEHDVYGAYRAALAGETSLSVSEMDNPATYRIKSADTSWSSWEDWMRKVVWYGNKKGDYLYTADVQR; encoded by the coding sequence ATGGATGCGGTGGCCCAGGCAACACCCGACGAGCGCCTGCGCGTCGGGTTCGTGCAGATAGGCAACAGCTTCGCGGACGCCTGCTATTTCCCGTATTCCGTCGGGCTCTTGCAGGCGTATGTCCAGCGGCACGCCGCAAGGCCCTGCCGCTACGTCTTTCTGGACCCACTCTACCAGCGCCAGCCCTGGATCCAGGCCGTGGAGAGCATGCTTGAGACCGACGTGGCCGCCTTCAGCGTCTACGTCTGGAATCACAACCTCTCGCTCAAGATCGCCCGGGAGCTTAAACGCGCCCGGCCCGGCATCTTCATAGTCTTCGGCGGCCCTCACGTGCCCGACAGGGCTGAGGACTACCTACACGAGCATGCCTTCATCGATCTGGCCTGCCATGGCGAAGGGGAGCAGACCTTCCTCTCGGTGCTCGAGGCCCTTCCGGGGCGGGATTTTTCCGCCATCCCCTCCGTGAGCTGGCTGGAGAACGGCAGATTCCGCTCCACCCCGCGGGCTCCCCGGCTGGAAGACTACTCCACTATACCGTCGCCTTACCTGGAAGGGGTCTTTGACAAACTTATGGCCGCCCATCCCGAGCATAAATGGCTCGGTGTCTGGGAAACCAACCGTGGCTGTCCCTTCACCTGTGCCTACTGCGATTGGGGTTCGGCCAATGCCTCCAAGGTGCATCATTTCGAAATGGACCGCCTGCGGCGCGAAGCCTTGTGGTTCGCCCGCAGCAAGGTTGAATTCATATTCTGCTGCGACGGCAACTTCGGCATGTTCAAGCGAGACCGGGACATCGCGGCTATGGTGGCAGAGATCAAGGCTGAGTATGGCTATCCCCAGGCCCTGTCGGTGCAGAACACCAAGAACGCGGCGGAACGCTCCTTCGAAATTCAGGAGATCCTCTCGCGTGGCGGTCTGAACAAGGGTGTAACCCTGGCCATGCAGACAATGAACCCCACTGCCCTGGAACTGGTGGGGCGCCAAAACATCTCCACCCAAGCCTTCCAAGAGCTGCAAAGCCGGTTTGCCGCAGCAAAGGTGGAAACGTACACCGATCTCATCCTGGCCTTGCCTGGGGAGACCTACCGGTCATTCGCTGAAGGGGTCTCGGAGATCGTCGTTGGCGGGCAGCACAACCGCATACAGTTCATCAACCTGTCCATCCTGCCCAACGCCCGCATGGGCGCACCTGAGTACCAGCGTCTCCACGACATGGTCACCGTGGAATCCAAGGTCATCAACATCCATGGCGCCCTGGCCATGGAGGATGACGACGTGGCCGAAACCCAGGTGCTGGTGGTGGGCACGGGCACCATGCCTGTGGAAGACTGGGTGCGAACCCGAGCCTTCTCTTGGATGACGGCGCTTCTGTACTTCGACAAGCTGTTGCAGATTCCCATGCTGCTCCTGCAGGCCCACCACGGCCTGGCCTGCCACGAACTTGTTGAAGCCTTTCTGGAATCGGACGAGGCTGCGCCGCTGCTGGGCGAAATCAGGGATTTTTTTTTCGAGCAGGCCCGTGCGGTATCACGGGGAGCGCCAGAATACTTCGGCGCATCTGAGTGCCTGGGTATTTTCTGGCCCCATGACGAATACGTCTTCATCACCTTAAGCCGCGACGGCAAGCTGCCCAGGTTTTACCAGGAGGCCGAGGAAGCCCTTTCACGGGTCTGCCTGAAACGAATGGAGCAAATTCCGGCATTTCTGAGCGACGCCGTAGCCCTGAACCAGGCTCTGGTGAAGCAGCCCTTCATCGTGGAGGAATCCGAACTCCGCTTGGAGCACGATGTGTACGGGGCTTACCGAGCCGCCTTGGCCGGAGAAACGAGCCTCTCCGTTTCGGAGATGGACAATCCGGCGACCTACCGGATAAAAAGCGCAGACACATCCTGGTCCTCCTGGGAGGACTGGATGCGCAAGGTCGTCTGGTACGGCAACAAGAAAGGGGACTACCTCTACACTGCGGACGTCCAACGCTAA
- a CDS encoding NAD-dependent epimerase/dehydratase family protein, with the protein MYFKNKRVLVAGGTGLIGIPLVELLLEQGAEVHIASLDDPARAHPDAEFTRADMMQPENCLSACKGKDFVFNMLGVKGSPKVTTTKPASFLVPTIGLAFNLLEATRKQGVGGYLYASSIAVYSPSEVMHEDEVWKSFPSPNDFYGGWAKRTGELHVEACRKEYGLENLTIVRPANVYGPFDNFDSQNAMVVPSLIRRALSGEPELTVWGDGSPVRDFIHARDVARCMLLVAEKAPQQPINIGSGEGVSIRQLVEVIVDQLDMKPKVVWDTSKPTGDAKRILDVARSRELGFTPRISLKEGVREVIEWYKANREAGDRRYDIFA; encoded by the coding sequence ATGTACTTCAAAAATAAACGCGTGTTGGTTGCCGGAGGTACAGGCCTCATCGGCATCCCCTTGGTTGAGTTGCTTCTGGAGCAAGGTGCCGAGGTGCATATCGCCTCTCTTGACGACCCCGCCCGGGCGCACCCGGACGCTGAGTTCACCCGCGCCGACATGATGCAGCCTGAAAACTGCCTCTCGGCCTGTAAGGGCAAGGACTTCGTTTTCAACATGCTTGGCGTGAAAGGCTCGCCCAAAGTGACCACCACCAAACCCGCAAGTTTCCTGGTTCCCACCATTGGCCTGGCCTTCAACCTGCTTGAAGCCACTCGCAAGCAGGGCGTGGGGGGGTATCTCTATGCCAGCTCCATTGCCGTATATTCCCCCTCGGAAGTGATGCACGAGGACGAAGTGTGGAAATCCTTCCCCTCGCCTAACGACTTCTATGGTGGATGGGCCAAACGTACCGGTGAATTGCACGTGGAGGCCTGCCGTAAGGAGTACGGGTTGGAAAACCTAACTATCGTCCGCCCAGCCAACGTTTACGGTCCCTTCGATAATTTCGACTCACAGAATGCAATGGTGGTACCCTCACTAATCCGCCGAGCCCTCTCCGGCGAGCCGGAGCTGACCGTATGGGGCGACGGATCCCCTGTGCGCGATTTCATACATGCTCGCGACGTGGCCCGCTGTATGTTGCTTGTCGCCGAAAAAGCACCTCAGCAACCCATCAATATCGGGAGTGGTGAAGGCGTTTCCATCCGGCAGCTTGTCGAGGTGATCGTTGATCAGCTGGACATGAAGCCCAAAGTGGTCTGGGATACATCCAAACCTACGGGTGATGCCAAACGCATCTTGGATGTGGCTCGCTCACGCGAACTCGGCTTCACCCCTCGGATTTCCCTGAAGGAAGGCGTGCGTGAAGTGATTGAATGGTACAAGGCCAACCGAGAAGCTGGCGACCGGCGTTACGACATCTTCGCGTAG
- a CDS encoding NAD-dependent epimerase/dehydratase family protein — MFYNNAKVLVTGGAGFVGSHFVDALLALGARVRTTTHRRSLYVQHPNLEAIQVDLTRKEDCLAVCRDVDYVIHAAGSVGAAGIGAAGVMASITGNLVQTSQMLEAAWGSGVKRMLVFSSSTVYPPTEHPVREEEMWSGPPYPGYFGYGWMRRYLERLAEFTAHNADMGVAICRPTAVYGPRDNFEPATSHVIPALIRRAVAKENPFLVWGTGEEVRDFLYVTDLVQGCLTLLEKKADADPVNIGFGQSVPIREVVNTILKFAGHDQINVIFDATKPVALPVRMVSINKARKDIVFSPMISLQEGIRLTIEWYNAQ; from the coding sequence TTGTTCTACAATAACGCCAAAGTGCTCGTAACCGGCGGGGCAGGATTCGTGGGATCCCACTTTGTGGACGCATTACTCGCCCTGGGAGCGCGTGTTCGGACCACTACTCATCGCCGCTCCCTGTACGTCCAACATCCAAACCTAGAAGCCATTCAGGTCGATCTGACCCGCAAGGAAGATTGCCTTGCGGTCTGCCGCGATGTTGACTATGTCATCCACGCCGCAGGTTCTGTCGGGGCTGCGGGGATCGGCGCCGCTGGGGTGATGGCCTCCATTACCGGCAACCTGGTGCAGACCTCGCAGATGCTGGAAGCCGCCTGGGGCTCCGGGGTCAAACGGATGCTCGTCTTCAGCAGCAGCACGGTCTACCCGCCGACCGAACACCCCGTTCGCGAAGAGGAGATGTGGTCCGGCCCGCCGTATCCGGGATATTTCGGGTACGGGTGGATGCGACGCTACCTGGAGCGCCTAGCGGAATTCACGGCTCATAATGCGGACATGGGCGTAGCCATCTGTCGTCCAACGGCAGTATATGGGCCTCGCGACAATTTCGAACCGGCCACCAGCCACGTTATTCCAGCTCTTATTCGCCGCGCCGTGGCCAAGGAAAACCCTTTCCTCGTGTGGGGCACGGGGGAGGAAGTGCGCGACTTCTTGTACGTGACCGACCTTGTTCAGGGTTGCCTCACATTATTAGAAAAAAAAGCTGATGCCGACCCGGTCAATATCGGTTTTGGGCAAAGCGTACCTATCCGAGAAGTTGTTAACACCATTCTTAAATTTGCAGGACATGATCAAATTAATGTGATTTTTGATGCAACTAAACCGGTCGCGCTCCCTGTCCGGATGGTAAGTATCAATAAGGCCAGGAAGGATATTGTTTTTTCTCCTATGATTTCTTTGCAAGAAGGCATCCGATTGACAATAGAATGGTACAATGCTCAATAA
- a CDS encoding radical SAM protein, translated as MRVYIKGLNTCVMRKQKVLQYMAYITANGHMLVNSPEEADYSIIWTCSFRQDVRDNSLSEIQRYVNGYDTEVIVAGCMPDIDPEFLADGFDGKIVNWKDDALKLEAIFGDKIKLDDMSSIFIEPKLYDDVAAYKKSNPQAEATFYDQFIKLLISEGCNYSCTYCSERLMFPKFKSFSMDSLFKKCELMVNETGFTKVALFADSLGEYGKDIGTDFPSLLRRLRKIHRELQFVLFNFNPTHFISFFDEMKELFEENSFFHLNLPIQSASDRILQLMQRPYSRIDIDRIYSFLNDIKFVEFDTHIIVGFPGETEEEFQETVNFVSRHCPKYVLLSKCLLNKQIPASFLPGRIDSCTMQNRIQSFEQQIKPLGIICNSDGSDHIQDRFRRLNKS; from the coding sequence ATGCGCGTATATATAAAAGGGCTGAATACTTGCGTAATGAGAAAGCAAAAAGTACTCCAGTATATGGCGTATATTACTGCAAATGGACATATGCTGGTAAACTCGCCTGAGGAAGCAGACTATTCAATAATCTGGACCTGTTCTTTTCGGCAAGATGTCCGAGATAATTCCTTGAGTGAGATTCAACGCTACGTGAATGGATATGATACGGAGGTCATCGTTGCGGGATGCATGCCTGATATTGACCCTGAGTTCTTAGCAGATGGCTTCGATGGGAAAATTGTTAACTGGAAAGATGATGCGCTTAAATTAGAGGCGATTTTTGGAGACAAGATCAAACTCGATGACATGTCATCGATATTCATAGAACCGAAGTTGTACGACGATGTTGCAGCTTATAAGAAATCGAACCCACAAGCCGAAGCAACTTTTTATGACCAGTTTATCAAACTCTTGATTTCCGAGGGGTGCAATTATTCCTGTACATATTGTTCCGAACGGCTAATGTTCCCAAAATTTAAAAGTTTTTCCATGGATTCTCTTTTCAAAAAATGTGAATTGATGGTAAACGAAACCGGATTCACGAAAGTTGCACTGTTTGCGGATAGTCTCGGAGAGTATGGGAAGGACATCGGCACAGATTTTCCTTCCCTATTGCGAAGACTTCGGAAAATTCATCGAGAGTTACAATTTGTTCTTTTTAATTTCAATCCGACTCATTTCATATCATTTTTTGATGAGATGAAAGAATTATTTGAGGAGAACTCTTTTTTCCATTTAAACCTACCGATACAGTCGGCCTCAGATAGAATATTACAGCTGATGCAACGGCCATACAGTCGTATCGATATTGATCGAATCTACTCGTTTCTTAATGACATTAAGTTTGTAGAATTTGACACGCACATTATTGTAGGTTTTCCAGGTGAAACTGAAGAGGAATTCCAGGAAACTGTGAACTTTGTATCACGCCATTGCCCAAAGTATGTCCTATTAAGCAAATGCCTTCTCAACAAACAAATTCCAGCATCCTTTCTTCCTGGGCGCATTGACTCTTGTACAATGCAAAATCGGATACAAAGCTTCGAGCAGCAAATAAAACCTCTTGGAATCATATGCAACTCGGACGGAAGCGACCACATACAGGATCGCTTTAGAAGACTTAACAAATCTTAG
- a CDS encoding class I SAM-dependent methyltransferase encodes MDSKINISKKDTPKSEIQGSRRKEDFEYWDEMIGLITNHDHTIKHVLEQWPVYARRMHLQRFLAHYELFKNIIDLPGCIVELGVYRGASFFTWSKLLETFCPTDRRRKVFGFDHFRGLQDFHSKDGALDPMDGKIPGGYDTSDVKTEVEGLVRLHNMDNLISGIERCRIIDGDIKETIPRFLEENPGLRISLLHFDVDLYEPTLLGLEYLFPLVVNGGVVMFDEYGLIPWEGESRAVDEYFEKIGYRPMIKKFPFSVQPHGFFFK; translated from the coding sequence ATGGATTCTAAAATAAATATTTCAAAAAAAGACACCCCAAAAAGCGAGATTCAGGGGTCTCGTCGGAAAGAAGACTTTGAATACTGGGATGAAATGATCGGTCTTATCACCAATCATGATCATACAATTAAGCACGTCTTAGAGCAATGGCCTGTGTACGCTCGACGCATGCACCTTCAACGATTTCTTGCACATTACGAACTTTTTAAAAATATCATAGACCTACCTGGGTGCATTGTCGAGCTAGGTGTTTACCGTGGAGCAAGTTTTTTCACTTGGTCGAAATTACTCGAGACATTTTGTCCTACCGACAGGCGCCGCAAAGTTTTTGGCTTTGATCATTTTCGTGGGCTCCAGGACTTCCACTCTAAAGATGGCGCTCTCGATCCCATGGACGGGAAGATTCCGGGTGGCTACGATACCTCGGATGTTAAAACAGAAGTTGAAGGCTTAGTCAGATTGCACAACATGGACAATTTGATAAGTGGCATTGAAAGATGCCGAATCATTGATGGCGACATTAAGGAAACTATTCCTCGCTTTCTTGAAGAAAATCCAGGCCTTCGAATCAGCCTCCTTCACTTTGACGTAGACCTGTATGAACCGACACTGTTGGGATTAGAGTATCTATTCCCTCTGGTGGTTAATGGAGGTGTTGTGATGTTCGATGAGTATGGATTGATTCCATGGGAAGGAGAAAGCCGCGCCGTGGACGAGTATTTTGAAAAAATCGGGTACAGGCCAATGATAAAAAAATTCCCCTTTTCTGTTCAGCCTCACGGTTTTTTTTTCAAGTAA
- a CDS encoding glycosyltransferase family 2 protein, with product MTQKLDFTLILPTLNEIEGLRVIIAQFDPAMINNIIVVDGGSTDGTIEYLKDIGINVFIQSGKLLSNALEEAVERSEYDTIVTFSPDGNCLPERITPLVNKLQEGYDMVVVSRYYKTASSEDDDFATSLGNKFFTKLVNILFKANYTDTLGIFRAYTKSAIIKMALPGMIEENFLRKNFGYMNSWELGSCIRAAKLKLKTAEIPGDEPARIGGTRKLSILKNGVGALLQVFYEFLLGNRVFKKKQI from the coding sequence ATGACACAGAAACTTGACTTTACATTAATATTGCCTACACTTAACGAAATTGAAGGATTACGGGTGATTATTGCCCAATTTGACCCTGCTATGATAAACAATATCATTGTTGTAGATGGTGGCTCAACAGATGGCACCATTGAATATCTGAAAGATATTGGCATCAATGTTTTCATTCAATCCGGAAAACTTCTATCTAACGCCCTTGAAGAAGCTGTTGAAAGATCTGAATATGATACTATCGTAACATTCAGCCCAGACGGGAACTGCCTCCCTGAGCGTATCACTCCACTTGTCAACAAGCTACAGGAAGGATACGACATGGTTGTTGTTTCCCGCTATTATAAAACAGCTTCCAGTGAAGATGACGACTTTGCCACAAGTCTTGGAAATAAATTTTTCACGAAACTCGTAAACATACTATTTAAGGCAAACTATACAGACACACTTGGAATATTTCGCGCTTATACAAAATCTGCAATCATAAAAATGGCTTTACCTGGTATGATAGAAGAAAATTTTTTACGGAAAAATTTCGGATATATGAACAGTTGGGAACTTGGATCGTGTATTCGTGCCGCAAAGCTTAAGCTCAAAACTGCTGAAATCCCCGGTGACGAACCGGCTCGGATTGGAGGAACCCGAAAACTGTCAATACTTAAGAATGGAGTTGGTGCGTTGCTCCAGGTCTTCTATGAGTTCCTCCTTGGAAACCGCGTATTTAAAAAAAAGCAGATCTAA
- a CDS encoding radical SAM protein — translation MRKQKLEQYALFFRANNHIMVDNVDEADCCLVWTCGFRSDFRDACLLALDAVLAKCPGETIISGCLPDICPELLPRTPRSRIVAWRDDAEVLEGLFGQDAALDSFSPIFAEPRKCEDTAAFRKLHPGADVTFHDQFIKLVISEGCLFDCTYCSEKLAFPPFRSFPLDGLLSAAKDMMEQTGVYDLILMADSLGQYGLDIGETFPGLLNALCALDARVGIALNNLNPANFAAQIDDMSELIRQGRLRHLNLPIQSASDRILKLMNRAYNQRDLHLIYERLASLGFTAHDTHLIAGFPGETAEDFQKSIDFILCHRPRYVLLSQYMESQAAPSARLGNKVDASTVRSRLQAAEAAFAKAGIICNCDDSELSRQRLVTLFLNKS, via the coding sequence ATGCGCAAGCAGAAGCTTGAGCAGTATGCACTGTTTTTCCGCGCCAACAACCATATCATGGTAGACAATGTCGACGAGGCCGACTGTTGTCTCGTTTGGACGTGCGGTTTTCGCTCTGATTTCCGAGACGCCTGCCTGCTAGCCCTGGACGCCGTGCTGGCCAAATGCCCTGGCGAGACGATCATATCTGGCTGCCTGCCAGACATTTGCCCGGAGCTGCTTCCCCGCACCCCGCGAAGCCGCATCGTAGCCTGGCGAGACGACGCCGAGGTGCTGGAGGGGCTGTTCGGCCAGGACGCAGCCCTGGACTCCTTCAGCCCTATCTTTGCCGAGCCCCGCAAATGCGAGGACACTGCTGCGTTTCGCAAACTCCATCCCGGCGCGGACGTGACCTTCCACGACCAGTTCATCAAGCTGGTGATCTCGGAAGGCTGCTTGTTCGACTGCACGTACTGCTCTGAAAAACTTGCCTTCCCCCCCTTCCGGAGTTTCCCTCTTGACGGACTTCTCTCCGCGGCCAAGGACATGATGGAGCAGACGGGCGTCTACGACCTCATCCTCATGGCCGACTCCCTGGGCCAGTACGGGCTGGATATAGGCGAAACCTTCCCGGGTCTGCTGAACGCCCTATGCGCCCTAGACGCGCGCGTGGGCATAGCCCTGAACAATCTAAATCCCGCCAACTTTGCAGCGCAGATCGATGACATGTCCGAACTGATCCGACAGGGGCGCTTGCGCCACCTGAATCTGCCTATCCAATCCGCCTCGGACAGGATTCTCAAGCTGATGAACAGAGCGTACAATCAGAGGGATCTTCATCTCATCTACGAGCGGCTGGCCTCGCTTGGTTTCACTGCCCACGACACCCACCTCATCGCGGGCTTTCCCGGCGAAACGGCTGAGGATTTCCAGAAATCCATCGACTTCATCCTCTGCCACAGGCCTCGCTATGTTTTGCTGTCCCAGTATATGGAGTCCCAGGCCGCGCCTTCCGCTCGCCTGGGGAACAAGGTCGATGCTTCCACTGTACGATCACGTTTGCAGGCAGCCGAAGCTGCTTTTGCAAAGGCCGGAATCATCTGTAACTGTGACGACAGTGAACTCAGCCGGCAGCGCCTCGTGACACTTTTCCTGAACAAAAGTTAA